In Apostichopus japonicus isolate 1M-3 chromosome 5, ASM3797524v1, whole genome shotgun sequence, a single window of DNA contains:
- the LOC139967636 gene encoding aqualysin-1-like: MSGSSILRLNMYVVYLLLLCILVADSVLGKPILRPSRGHNRYGRYMIKFMDGCDVADTARNMNKHFSDYNMNTKVRHQYKRSFHGVCVEDMSLGALRWMMKQGCIEYMEEVGMVKATLDPEPITMKDGNYLNWGLDRITDKVYDSDYNYNPARTGNETEIYIVDSGVRRTHLEFGGRAYYLNTFNDPLETDDCFGHGTQTSGVAIGTWRGTATMAKVTSVKVLDCQGEGTSDDLLTALNKILDDRPYGNAVVSMSLTIDVDYSYIRDAIVDLINSSFVVVASAGNYNDDGCYYFPAGYSQYGVIGVGAINARGNKASFSNHGSCVDIYAPGANIYTATNEGDDQLKKLSGTSFSTPFVSGAAAMLLEEGFSPFDVKNVLISDSTTTVDIGNLPANSHNRILFVESKK, translated from the exons ATGTCAGGATCATCAATACTGCGGTTAAACATGTATGTAGTGTATTTGTTACTACTATGCATCCTCGTCGCTGATTCGGTGCTTGGTAAACCTATACTTAGGCCCAGCAGAGGACACAACCGATATGGCCGTTATATGATTAAATTCATG gATGGATGTGACGTTGCCGATACAGCTAGGAATATGAACAAGCACTTCAGTGACTATAACATGAATACCAAGGTACGACACCAGTACAAGAGGTCATTCCACGGGGTCTGTGTCGAAGATATGTCCTTAGGAGCACTTCGATGG ATGATGAAGCAGGGGTGCATTGAGTATATGGAAGAAGTGGGCATGGTTAAGGCTACCCTGGATCCTGAACCGATCACCATGAAGGACGGAAATTACCTCAACTGGGGCCTAGATCGAATTACTGACAAAGTTTACGATTCTGACTACAACTATAATCCAGCAC gaacTGGAAATGAAACCGAAATTTATATTGTTGATTCAGGTGTAAGGCGCACGCATCTCGAATTTGGAGGAAGGGCTTACTATTTGAACACTTTCAACGATCCCTTG GAAACTGACGATTGCTTTGGTCATGGAACCCAAACATCTGGTGTAGCAATTGGTACTTGGCGAGGTACTGCCACTATGGCTAAAGTCACAAGCGTGAAGGTCTTAGATTGCCAAGGAGAAGGAACTTCAGATGACCTCTTAACAG CTCTTAATAAAATCCTCGATGACCGACCGTACGGCAATGCTGTTGTTTCAATGTCACTGACCATAGACGTTGACTACAGCTACATCCGTGATGCTATTGTTGATTTGATTAACAGTagctttgttgttgttgcatccGCTGGAAATTACAATGACGATGGTTGTTACTACTTTCCAGCTGGATACAGTCAG TATGGCGTGATTGGCGTAGGGGCAATAAACGCAAGGGGAAACAAGGCATCTTTTTCAAACCATGGCAGTTGTGTGGACATTTACGCACCTGGAGCAAATATATACACCGCGACCAACGAAGGCGATGATCAATTAAAAAAGCTATCGGGAACATCATTCTCGACACCATTTGTCAGTG GAGCAGCTGCGATGCTCTTGGAGGAGGGATTTTCCCCTTTTGATGTCAAGAACGTTCTGATTTCGGATTCTACGACAACCGTCGATATTGGCAACCTTCCCGCCAACTCACACAACAGAATTCTTTTTGTGGAATCGAAGAAGTAA
- the LOC139967622 gene encoding uncharacterized protein isoform X2, with protein sequence MLIVRLFRNEARKVVVFKEFRDLIETAKKKFKIAEDVILVDKEDGAEIDEDSLVPLLEMEPNTAIMVLKRGEKWVSPAAARVKIDSNSDTDVISEEDDTQDHVNLPSTSSAPPMKRFRETEATTDEAAELIRAVLQKSASGATVLAEYRAQKCLSEKSRRLLVNIVVANMMEVHGRTPPTVTKRKYAVGIVNLFENLKDPYTPTGHEAFYDDRTNTGFLAARIKNVNRGERRSEQSTITPKDPACKHDGGPMLKRALPAVSDNLQSEDNTTADVNWMKHTPAVSTDSNLVFEKMKNTLLVRRNMVNAMNSAGHIIEEFPQFKITPGLIEQDFRLLFPEEYPKLLEQWPLLKQKVIALARKSTDKGTTAELLATVDRGPCEDLELGSWDKETATILLVLCLLPPANHGRTGVSKLPVIKAVDFLIQFEKSGCSIDAFLENSSAMQPYILALGPTKSSISQYFIVVDHLALPCAAHDALGAFDALFKSHYVFGLHYSKHLLNFWTFLQTTVYGIDINNTHQTPRVRALRSKLQE encoded by the exons ATGCTAATTGTTCGTTTATTTCGAAATGAAGCAAGGAAGGTTGTGGTGTTCAAGGAATTCAGAGATTTGATTGAAACCG caaagaagaaattcaaaattgCTGAAGATGTGATACTTGTGGATAAAGAGGATGGAGCAGAGATTGATGAAGATTCTCTTGTACCTCTCCTTGAAATGGAGCCAAACACAGCCATCATGGTGTTAAAGAGAGGTGAAAAGTGGG TATCTCCAGCAGCTGCAAGGGTTAAAATAGACAGCaattcagatactgatgtaatTTCTGAAGAAGATGATACTCAAGATCATGTTAATCTTCCCTCCACCAGTTCTGCACCTCCAATGAAAAGATTTAGGGAAACAGAAGCAACAACAGATGAGGCAGCTGAG CTCATAAGGGCAGTTCTTCAAAAAAGTGCAAGTGGGGCCACTGTTTTAGCTGAATACAGAGCCCAAAAGTGTCTGAGCGAAAAGTCCAGGAGATTGTTGGTAAACATTGTAGTTGCTAACATGATGGAAGTACAtgg ACGGACACCACCAACggtcacaaaaagaaaatatgcaGTTGGTATTGTCAACCTGTTTGAAAACCTTAAAGACCCATACACACCAACAGGTCAT GAAGCTTTTTATGATGATAGAACCAATACAGGATTCCTTGCAGCAAGGATAAAAAACGTCAATAGAGGAGAACGTCGTTCTGAACAATCAACCATAACTCCAAAGGACCCTGCCTGCAAACATGATGGAGGCCCCATGCTTAAAAGGGCATTACCTGCTGTGTCTGATAACCTGCAATCTGAAGATAACACTACAGCAGATGTAAACTGGATGAAACATACCCCTGCTGTATCCACGGATTCTAATTTGGTCTTTGAGAAGATGAAAAATACTCTATTAGTGAGGAGAAACATGGTCAATGCTATGAATTCAGCAGGGCATATAATAGAGGAATTTCCACAATTCAAGATTACTCCAGGCCTT ATTGAACAAGACTTCAGATTATTGTTTCCAGAGGAATACCCAAAGCTACTGGAACAGTGGCCTCTCCTTAAGCAGAAAGTTATTGCTCTTGCAAGAAAAAGCACCGATAAAGGCACCACTGCTGAGCTGCTGGCAACAGTGGACCGTGGACCATGTGAGGATTTGGAGTTGGGAA GCTGGGACAAAGAGACCGCTACCATACTGCTGGTGCTCTGTCTGTTACCACCTGCCAACCATGGACGTACTGGAGTGTCAAAATTGCCAGTGATTAAAGCAGTGGACTTTCTCATTCAGTTTGAAAAG AGTGGATGTAGTATTGATGCTTTCTTGGAGAACTCCTCAGCCATGCAGCCGTATATCCTGGCACTTGGACCAACCAAAAGCAGCATATCACAGTACTTCATTGTTGTAGACCATCTTGCCTTACCCTGTGCGGCACATGATGCTTTAGGGGCATTTGATGCACTATTTAAGAGTCACTATGTGTTTGGCCTCCACTACAGTAAGCATCTCCTTAACTTTTGGACATTTCTTCAAACTACAGTCTATGGAATAGATATCAATAATACTCATCAGACACCACGTGTGAGGGCACTTCGATCGAAATTGCAAGAATGA
- the LOC139967622 gene encoding uncharacterized protein isoform X1: MIHGQGLLNLNAYRPISGLIPNKIDLINICMTKSKYGTCWFILFSFIYDTAKKKFKIAEDVILVDKEDGAEIDEDSLVPLLEMEPNTAIMVLKRGEKWVSPAAARVKIDSNSDTDVISEEDDTQDHVNLPSTSSAPPMKRFRETEATTDEAAELIRAVLQKSASGATVLAEYRAQKCLSEKSRRLLVNIVVANMMEVHGRTPPTVTKRKYAVGIVNLFENLKDPYTPTGHEAFYDDRTNTGFLAARIKNVNRGERRSEQSTITPKDPACKHDGGPMLKRALPAVSDNLQSEDNTTADVNWMKHTPAVSTDSNLVFEKMKNTLLVRRNMVNAMNSAGHIIEEFPQFKITPGLIEQDFRLLFPEEYPKLLEQWPLLKQKVIALARKSTDKGTTAELLATVDRGPCEDLELGSWDKETATILLVLCLLPPANHGRTGVSKLPVIKAVDFLIQFEKSGCSIDAFLENSSAMQPYILALGPTKSSISQYFIVVDHLALPCAAHDALGAFDALFKSHYVFGLHYSKHLLNFWTFLQTTVYGIDINNTHQTPRVRALRSKLQE, from the exons ATGATACATGGTCAAGGGCTGTTAAATTTAAATGCGTACAGACCTATTTCAGGGCTAATTCCTAACAAGATAGACCTAATTAATATTTGCATGACTAAATCAAAGTATGGCACTTGCTGGtttattctattttctttcatatatgatacagcaaagaagaaattcaaaattgCTGAAGATGTGATACTTGTGGATAAAGAGGATGGAGCAGAGATTGATGAAGATTCTCTTGTACCTCTCCTTGAAATGGAGCCAAACACAGCCATCATGGTGTTAAAGAGAGGTGAAAAGTGGG TATCTCCAGCAGCTGCAAGGGTTAAAATAGACAGCaattcagatactgatgtaatTTCTGAAGAAGATGATACTCAAGATCATGTTAATCTTCCCTCCACCAGTTCTGCACCTCCAATGAAAAGATTTAGGGAAACAGAAGCAACAACAGATGAGGCAGCTGAG CTCATAAGGGCAGTTCTTCAAAAAAGTGCAAGTGGGGCCACTGTTTTAGCTGAATACAGAGCCCAAAAGTGTCTGAGCGAAAAGTCCAGGAGATTGTTGGTAAACATTGTAGTTGCTAACATGATGGAAGTACAtgg ACGGACACCACCAACggtcacaaaaagaaaatatgcaGTTGGTATTGTCAACCTGTTTGAAAACCTTAAAGACCCATACACACCAACAGGTCAT GAAGCTTTTTATGATGATAGAACCAATACAGGATTCCTTGCAGCAAGGATAAAAAACGTCAATAGAGGAGAACGTCGTTCTGAACAATCAACCATAACTCCAAAGGACCCTGCCTGCAAACATGATGGAGGCCCCATGCTTAAAAGGGCATTACCTGCTGTGTCTGATAACCTGCAATCTGAAGATAACACTACAGCAGATGTAAACTGGATGAAACATACCCCTGCTGTATCCACGGATTCTAATTTGGTCTTTGAGAAGATGAAAAATACTCTATTAGTGAGGAGAAACATGGTCAATGCTATGAATTCAGCAGGGCATATAATAGAGGAATTTCCACAATTCAAGATTACTCCAGGCCTT ATTGAACAAGACTTCAGATTATTGTTTCCAGAGGAATACCCAAAGCTACTGGAACAGTGGCCTCTCCTTAAGCAGAAAGTTATTGCTCTTGCAAGAAAAAGCACCGATAAAGGCACCACTGCTGAGCTGCTGGCAACAGTGGACCGTGGACCATGTGAGGATTTGGAGTTGGGAA GCTGGGACAAAGAGACCGCTACCATACTGCTGGTGCTCTGTCTGTTACCACCTGCCAACCATGGACGTACTGGAGTGTCAAAATTGCCAGTGATTAAAGCAGTGGACTTTCTCATTCAGTTTGAAAAG AGTGGATGTAGTATTGATGCTTTCTTGGAGAACTCCTCAGCCATGCAGCCGTATATCCTGGCACTTGGACCAACCAAAAGCAGCATATCACAGTACTTCATTGTTGTAGACCATCTTGCCTTACCCTGTGCGGCACATGATGCTTTAGGGGCATTTGATGCACTATTTAAGAGTCACTATGTGTTTGGCCTCCACTACAGTAAGCATCTCCTTAACTTTTGGACATTTCTTCAAACTACAGTCTATGGAATAGATATCAATAATACTCATCAGACACCACGTGTGAGGGCACTTCGATCGAAATTGCAAGAATGA